GGTTACTGTCTATAGGTCTCTATATGGTTTGGTTACTGTCTATAGGTCTCTATATGGTTTGGTTACTGTCTATAGGTCTCTATATGGTTTGGTTACTGTCTATAGGTCTCTATATGGTTTGGTTACTGTCTATAGGTATCTATATGGTTTGGTTACTGTCTATAGGTATCTATATGGTTTGGTTACTGTCTATAGGTCTCTATATGGTTTGGTTACTGTCTATAGGTCTCTATATGGTTTGGTTACTGTCCATAGGTATCTATATGGTTTGGTTACTGTCTATAGGTATCTATATGGTTTGGTTACTGTCTATAGGTATCTATATGGTTTGGTTACTGTCTATAGGTCTCTATATGGTTTGGTTACTGTCTATAGGTCTCTATATGGTTTGGTTACTGTCTATAGGTATCTATATGGTTTGGTTACTGTCTATAGGTCTCTATATGGTTTGGTTACTGTCCATAGGTATCTATATGGTTTGGTTACTGTCTATAGGTCTCTATATGGTTTGGTTACTGTCCATAGGTATCTATATGGTTTGGTTACTGTCCATAGGTCTCTATATGGTTTGGTTACTGTCTATAGGTCTCTATATGGTTTGGTTACTGTCTATAGGTCTCTATATGGTTTGGTTACTGTCTATAGGTCTCTATATGGTTTGGTTACTGTCCATAGGTCTCTATATGGTTTGGTTACTGTCTATAGGTCTCTATATGGTTTGGTTACTGTCTATAGGTCTCTATATGGTTTGGTTACTGTCTATAGGTCTCTATATGGTTTGGTTACTGTCCATAGGTCTCTACATGGTTTGGTTACTGTCCATAGGTCTCTATATGGTTTGGTTACTGTCCATAGGTCTCTATATGGTTTGGTTACTGTCCATAGGTCTCTATATGGTTTGGTTACTGTCTATAGGTCTCTATATGGTTTGGTTACTGTCCATAGGTCTCTATATGGTTCACTTCCATATCATTACTGGTTCTCTACAAGTCTAATCTGTCTCCTGTAGCAAGGAGAGGGAGTTCCAAGCCACAGCCGTAGTAAAGGGGTTCCTGGGGGAGCCCCCCTTATCGCTACACGTCCAGGGACGCGGCTCCTTCGACCAGAGATTTGTGTCTCTACTTACCGACATTTAGCAGGAGTCTCAGGGGACACGACCTTAACCTGAGAACACTGCCAACAGTTGTGTGCACTCTTTGCATGTATTTATCACGCCTTGTACTTAGTGaatagcacaggaggttggtggcatcttaattggggagaacaggcttgtggtaatgactggagtgtaATAGGTGGAATGACATTAAATAAATCGAACACATGGTTTACATGGTTTGATGccgttccatttgctccgttccagccattacttggagctgtcctcccctcaccagcctccactggtgtgtatGATGTTACTGTGTACGTTGTTGGTTTATGGAAATGAACAATTCAACTATTCACAAGTGTTTCTGTGTTTTTATTGAGCATGACGCTGAGCTCTCAATGGACTGTTAGAAACCAACTCATGACTCACTATCAACTGTTCTGTCCAGAGGTCCAAGATCATTTATTGTTTTATAGTGCTGGTATTGTGAACAGAAAGACCTGCATCTGATACCACATTCTGCCACATTCATCAACACATTTAAATACACTTTGGAAAAAGGAAGAAAGGTTGGAAGTCAATCCAGGGAGGCAAAAAGGACATTGTCGAAGTTTAATTTAGTAAGAGAAAAGCTGCGAAaagagagttgaaaataaagagaaggagagggacagaaaagTAATGTTTGGAAATATAGCCTATATATGAAGGGACTACATGTATCAACTTTCACAGTGAAAGCCTTTATTTATACATTGTGTGTGAATGAATTGAACATCGTCTAATGCATCACTAAAGAATGTTGTGCCTATTTAATGCAACTCTGTTAATAGATGGGAAAGCATCAACTGACCTGACCGTTTGGAACAGGTTCCCTTaggatgtagggttagggttaaggctggGGGCATTTAGGATTTACTGTTACCTCCCATCTGAAGACTGGGGGCATTTAGGATTTACTGTTACCTCCCATCTGAAGACTGGGGGCATTTAGGATGTACTGTTACCTCCCATCTGAAGACTGGGGGCATTTAGGATTTACTGTTACCTCCCATCTGAAGACTGGGGGCATTTAGGATGTACTGTTACCTCCCATCTGAAGACTGGGGGCATTTAGGATGTACTGTTACCTCCCATCTGAAGACTGGGGGCATTTAGGATGTACTGTTACCTCCCATCTGAAGACTGGGGGCATTTAGGATGTACTGTTACCTCCCATCTGAAGACTGGGGGGCATTTAGGATGTACTGTTACCTCCCATCTGAAGACTGGGGGCATTTAGGATGTACTGTTACCTCCCATCTGAAGACTGGGGGCATTTAGGATGTACTGTTACCTCCCATCTGAAGACTGGGGGCATTTAGGATGTACTGTTACCTCCCATCTGAAGACTGGGGGCATTTAGGATGTACTGTTACCTCCCATCTGAAGACTGGGGGGCATTTAGGATGTACTGTTACCTCCCATCTGAAGACTGGGGGGCATTTAGGATGTACTGTTACCTCCCATCTGAAGACTAGGGGGCATTTAGGATGTACTGTTACCTCCCATCTGAAGGCTGAGGGGCATTTAGGATGTAGTTTACTCCTATCTGAAGACTGGGGGCATTTAGGATGTACTGTTACCTCCCATCTGAAGACTGGGGGCATTTAGGATGTACTGTTACCTCCCATCTGAAGACTGGGGGCATTTAGGATGTACTGTTACCTCCCATCTGAAGACTGGGGGCATTTAGGATTTACTGTTCCCTCCCATCTGAAGACTGGGGGCATTTAGGATGTACTGTTACCTCCCATCTGAAGACTGAGGGGCATTTAGGATGTAGTTTACTCCTATCTGAAGACTGGGGGCATTTAGGATGTACTGTTACCTCCCATCTGAAGACTGAGGGGCATTTAGGATGTAGTTTACTCCTATCTGAAGACTGGGGGCATTTAGGATGTACTGTTACCTCCCATCTGAAGACTGGGGGGCATTTAGGATGTACTGTTACCTCCCATCTGAAGACTGAGGGGCATTTAGGATGTAGTTTACTCCTATCTGAAGACTGGGGGCATTTCGGATGTACTGTTACCTCCCATCTGAAGACTGGGGGCATTTAGGATGTACTGTTACCTCCCATCCGAAGACTGAGGGGCATTTGGGATGTACTGTTACCTCCCATCTGAAGGCTGAGGGGCATTTAGGATGTAGTTTACTCCTATCTGAAGACTGAGGGGCATTTAGGATGTACTGTTACCTCCCATCTGAAGACTGGGGGCATTTAGGATGTAGTTTACTCCCATCTGAAGGCTGAGGGGCATTTAGGATGTACTGTTACCTCCCATCTGAAGACTGGGGGCATTTAGGATGTAGTTTACTCCTATCTGAAGACTGGGGGGCATTTAGGATGTACTGTTACCTCCCATCTGAAGACTGAGGGGCATTTAGGATGTACTGTTACCTCCCATCTGAAGACTGGGGGCATTTAGGATGTACTGTTACCTCCCATCTGAAGACTGGGGGCATTTAGGATGTACTGTTACCTCCCATCTGAAGACTGGGGGCATTTAGGATGTACTGTTACCTCCCATCTGAAGACTGGGGGCATTTAGGATATACTGTTACCTCCCATCTGAAGACTGAGGGGCATTTAGGATATACTACGCATCGCTAAAATATCTGAATGATTATGATCACACTTCCTCAATTCAAATATTATGCCGACATTATACCATAGATGGTTTGGTATGGTTTAGAAACTTTAGAACCAAGCTTGAGTTCTCAATGTTATCGCCTGGACATGTTGAAATATCTTCAAGCCTTGAAAAAAAAACTCCAGGCTTCTGTCATAACTgtgaatttattttaaaaaagtaAGAATTACAGTGGTCAATTTGGGAAAATGAATCCCATCCCAGTCATCCTCTGGGATAACGGACATTCTATAGTAATAATTACATAACCAATGTTCTCTAGTAATACAGTGCAAATAGTGCTTAACTAatctaccccatgttattccatatcaccatctaactaatctaccccatgttattccatatcaccatctccTAACTAatctaccccatgttattccatatcaccatctaactattctaccccatgttattccatattaCCATCTAACTAatctaccccatgttattccatatcaacatctaactattctaccccatgttattccatatcaccatctaactattctaccccatgttattccatatcaccatctaactattctaccccatgttattccatatcaacatctaactattctaccccatgttattccatatcaacatctaactattctaccccatgttattccatatcaccatctcttaactattctaccccatgttattccatatcaccatctaactattctaccccatgttattccatatcaccatctaactaatctaccccatgttattccatatcaccatctcctaactattctaccccatgttattccatatcaacatctaactattctaccccatgttattccatatcaccatctaactattctaccccatgttattccatatcaccatctccTAACTAatctaccccatgttattccatatcaacatctaactattctatcccatgttattccatatcaccatctaactaatctaccccatgttattccatatcaccatctaactattctaccccatgttattccatatcaccatctaactaatctaccccatgttattccatatcaccatctaactattctaccccatgttattccatatcaccatctaactaatctaccccatgttattccatatcaacatctaactattctaccccatgttattccatatcaacATCTAACTAatctaccccatgttattccatatcaacatctaactattctaccccatgttattccatatcaacatctaactattctaccccatgttattccatatcaccatctaactaaTCTACCCAATGTTATTCCATATCAacatctaactattctaccccatgttactccatatcaccatctaactaatctaccccatgttattccatatcaccatctcctaactattctaccccatgttattccatatcaccatctaactaatctaccccatgttattccatatcaccatctaactaatctacaccatgttattccatatcaccatctaactattctaccccatgttattccatatcaccatctaactaatctaccccatgttattccatatcaccatctaactaatctaccccatgttattccatatcaccatctcctaactattctaccccatgttattccatatcaccatctaactaatctaccccatgttattccatatcaccatctaactattctaccccatgttattccatatcaccatctccTAACTAatctaccccatgttattccatatcaacATCTAACTATTATatcccatgttattccatatcaccatctaactaatctaccccatgttattccatatcaccatctaactattctaccccatgttattccatatcaccatctaactattctaccccatgttattccatatcaccatctaactattctaccccatgttattccatatcaccatctaactattctaccccatgttattccatatcaccatctaactattctaccccatgttattccatatcaccatctaactattctaccccatgttattccatatcaccatctaactattctaccccatgttattccatatcaccatctaactattctaccccatgttattccatatcaccatctaactattctaccccatgttattccatatcaccatctaactattctaccccatgttattccatatcaccatctaactaatctaccccatgttattccatatcaccatctaactaatctaccccatgttattccatatcaccatctcctaactattctaccccatgttattccatatcaacATCTAACTAatctaccccatgttattccatatcaacATCTAACTAatctaccccatgttattccatatcaacatctaactattctaccccatgttattccatatcaacATCTAACTAatctaccccatgttattccatatcaacatctaactattctaccccatgttattccatatcaacatctaactattctaccccatgttattccatatcaccatctaactattctaccccatgttattccatatcaacatctaactattctaccccatgttattccatatcaccatctaactaatctaccccatgttattccatatcaacatctaactattctaccccatgttactccatatcaccatctaactaatctaccccatgttattccatatcaccatctcctaactattctaccccatgttattccatatcaccatctcctaactattctaccccatgttattccatatcaacatctaactattctaccccatgttattccatatcaccatctaactattctaccccatgttattccatatcaacatctaactattctaccccatgttattccatatcaacATCTAACTAatctaccccatgttattccatatcaacatctaactattctaccccatgttattccatatcaacATCTAACTAatctaccccatgttattccatatcaacatctaactattctaccccatgttattccatatcaacatctaactattctaccccatgttattccatatcaccatttaactattctaccccatgttattccatatcaccatctaactattctaccccatgttattccatatcaccatctaactattctaccccatgttattccatatcaccatctaactattctaccccatgttattccatatcaccatctaactattctaccccatgttattccatatcaccatctaactattctaccccatgttattccatatcaccatctaactaatctaccccatgttattccatatcaccatctcctaactattctaccccatgttattccatatcaacATCTAACTAatctaccccatgttattccatatcaacATCTAACTAatctaccccatgttattccatatcaacatctaactattctaccccatgttattccatatcaacatctaactattctaccccatgttattccatatcaacATCTAACTAatctaccccatgttattccatatcaacatctaactattctaccccatgttattccatatcaacatctaactattctaccccatgttattccatatcaccatctaactaatctaccccatgttattccatatcaacatctaactattctaccccatgttactccatatcaccatctaactaatctaccccatgttattccatatcaccatctaactaaTCTACCCAATGTTATTCCATATCAacatctaactattctaccccatgttactccatatcaccatctaactaatctaccccatgttattccatatcaccatctcctaactattctaccccatgttattccatatcaccatctaactaatctaccccatgttattccatatcaccatctaactaatctacaccatgttattccatatcaccatctaactattctaccccatgttattccatatcaccatctaactaatctaccccatgttattccatatcaccatctaactaatctaccccatgttattccatatcaccatctcctaactattctaccccatgttattccatatcaccatctaactaatctaccccatgttattccatatcaccatctaactattctaccccatgttattccatatcaccatctccTAACTAatctaccccatgttattccatatcaacATCTAACTATTATatcccatgttattccatatcaccatctaactaatctaccccatgttattccatatcaccatctaactattctaccccatgttattccatatcaccatctaactattctaccccatgttattccatatcaccatctaactattctaccccatgttattccatatcaccatctaactattctaccccatgttattccatatcaccatctaactattctaccccatgttattccatatcaccatctaactattctaccccatgttattccatatcaccatctaactattctaccccatgttattccatatcaccatctaactattctaccccatgttattccatatcaacATCTAACTAatctaccccatgttattccatatcaacatctaactattctaccccatgttattccatatcaacatctaactattctaccccatgttattccatatcaccatctaactattctaccccatgttattccatatcaacatctaactattctaccccatgttattccatatcaccatctaactaatctaccccatgttattccatatcaacatctaactattctaccccatgttactccatatcaccatctaactaatctaccccatgttattccatatcaccatctcctaactattctaccccatgttattccatatcaacatctaactattctaccccatgttattccatatcaacatctaactattctaccccatgttattccatatcaccatctaactattctaccccatgttattccatatcaacatctaactattctaccccatgttattccatatcaacATCTAACTAatctaccccatgttattccatatcaacatctaactattctaccccatgttattccatatcaacATCTAACTAatctaccccatgttattccatatcaacatctaactattctaccccatgttattccatatcaacatctaactattctaccccatgttattccatatcaccattTAACTAatctaccccatgttattccatatcaacATCTAACTAatctaccccatgttattccatatcaccatctccTAACTGttctaccccatgttattccatatcaccatctcctaactattctaccccatgttattccatatcaacatctaactattctaccccatgttattccatatcaccatctaactaatctaccccatgttattccatatcaccatctaactattctaccccatgttattccatatcaccatctaactattctaccccatgttattccatatcaccatctaactaatctaccccatgttattccatatcaccatctaactaatctaccccatgttattccatatcaccatctaactaatctaccccatgttattccatatcaccatctaactaatctaccccatgttattccatatcaccatctaactattctaccccatgttattccatatcaccatctaactattctaccccatgttattccatatcaccatctaactattctaccccatgttattccatatcaccatctaactattctaccccatgttattccatatcaccatctaactattctaccccatgttattccatatcaccatctaactattctaccccatgttattccatatcaccatctaactattctaccccatgttattccatatcaccatctaactaatctaccccatgttattccatatcaccatctcctaactattctaccccatgttattccatatcaacATCTAACTAatctaccccatgttattccatatcaacATCTAACTAatctaccccatgttattccatatcaacatctaactattctaccccatgttattccatatcaacatctaactattctaccccatgttattccatatcaacATCTAACTAatctaccccatgttattccatatcaacatctaactattctaccccatgttattccatatcaacatctaactattctaccccatgttattccatatcaccatctaactaatctaccccatgttattccatatcaacatctaactattctaccccatgttactccatatcaccatctaactaatctaccccatgttattccatatcaccatctcctaactattctaccccatgttattccatatcaacatctaactattctaccccatgttattccatatcaccatctaactaatctaccccatgttattccatatcaccatctaactattctaccccatgttattccatatcaccatctaactattctaccccatgttattccatatcaccatctaactaatctaccccatgttattccatatcaccatctaactaatctaccccatgttattccatatcaccatctaactattctaccccatgttattccatatcaccatctcctaactattctaccccatgttattccatcACTCTTTCAGCCCCTAACATTGAACATTTCCAAACAAAATCACATATTTACAGATTGATTCGTACAGCGCTATATCAAAGCACAATGCATTGCTTTCCTGAAATGCAAGGCACTTAAAGATGTATCAGACTTTGGCAAGGCATTAACATACAGTAATCTACGGAATGATTAACCAGTCAGTTCTCGTGCCGTCATTTATATGGAGTCCAAAAACATGATGAATCACACAACTGACAAACTGTTAGTACTCAATAGTCAGGAACACCTCAACGTTTAATCAATGGCTGATTCTGTCAAAGGTGTAAGAAGCATCACAGTGTAAACCCTTCATCAATATTATTATTGATCAGCTCCCTCTAAGGTCCAGGGTACTCAAACACTGCTGCAGCTCCCATCCCTGTTCCGATACACATGGACACCACGCCATAGGCCCTGGGGAACACAACATGGGTTATGGTGAGCAAGGCTCGGGGGTGGCGATGAAACTACTTTCTAGACTATATAGTAGATATAGCACAAGAGGTGATACGATTGAGGATTCGATGGGACATATCCTTACCTCCTGCCCCTGCGTTTGAGTTCATTGAGCAGGGTGACAACCTGACGGGCCCCGGTGCAGCCCAGAGGGTGACCCAAGGCGATGGCTCCTCCGTTAGGGTTCACCTTCTCCAGGGGGATCCCCAGCTTCTCCACGCAATACACAGCCTGGAACACACATAGTCAAAACAGTCACAAGTTTGGACCTACTCATTCTTTACCTCCTCCCTAAgtgtgttttattcactgctttagcacactctggaTCCTGGCTTAGAAAGGCCACCAAAAATGCAGAGGTTTCCATCCCCAACAACATTTCCCATCaaaatagaactgccaaagggggaggagttgcaatctactgcagagattacctgcaaagttctgtcatacattccaggtctatgcccaaacagtttgaacttctaattaaaaaccctcagctcccagctgtgccctggacaccatatatgAATTGATTGTCCCTTCAGAGTtcattctgttaggtgacctaaactgggatatgcttaacaccccggatgtcatacaatctaagctagatgccctcaatctcacacaaactatcaaggaacccaccaggtacaa
This sequence is a window from Oncorhynchus keta strain PuntledgeMale-10-30-2019 unplaced genomic scaffold, Oket_V2 Un_scaffold_4195_pilon_pilon, whole genome shotgun sequence. Protein-coding genes within it:
- the LOC127928818 gene encoding uncharacterized protein LOC127928818 isoform X13, producing the protein MVWLLSIGLYMVWLLSIGIYMVWLLSIGIYMVWLMSIGIYMVWLLSIGLYMVWLLSIGIYMVWLLSIGIYMVWLLSIGIYMVWLLSIGLYMVWLLSIGLYMVWLLSIGLYMVWLLSIGLYMVWLLSIGLYMVWLLSIGLYMVWLLSIGLYMVWLLSIGLYMVWLLSIGLYMVWLLSIGLYMVWLLSIGIYMVWLLSIGLYMVWLLSIGIYMVWLLSIGLYMVWLLSIGIYMVWLLSIGLYMVWLLSIGLYMVWLLSIGLYMVWLLSIGLYMVWLLSIGLYMVWLLSIGLYMVWLLSIGLYMVWLLSIGLYMVWLLSIGLYMVWLLSIGLYMVWLLSIGLYMVWLLSIGLYMVWLLSIGLYMVHFHIITGSLQV
- the LOC127928818 gene encoding uncharacterized protein LOC127928818 isoform X15, with the protein product MVWLLSIGLYMVWLLSIGIYMVWLLSIGIYMVWLMSIGIYMVWLLSIGLYMVWLLSIGIYMVWLLSIGIYMVWLLSIGIYMVWLLSIGLYMVWLLSIGLYMVWLLSIGLYMVWLLSIGLYMVWLLSIGLYMVWLLSIGLYMVWLLSIGLYMVWLLSIGLYMVWLLSIGIYMVWLLSIGIYMVWLLSIGLYMVWLLSIGLYMVWLLSIGIYMVWLLSIGIYMVWLLSIGIYMVWLLSIGLYMVWLLSIGLYMVWLLSIGLYMVWLLSIGLYMVWLLSIGLYMVWLLSIGLYMVWLLSIGLYMVWLLSIGLYMVWLLSIGLYMVWLLSIGLYMVWLLSIGLYMVHFHIITGSLQV
- the LOC127928818 gene encoding uncharacterized protein LOC127928818 isoform X4 — encoded protein: MVWLLSIGLYMVWLLSIGIYMVWLLSIGIYMVWLMSIGIYMVWLLSIGLYMVWLLSIGIYMVWLLSIGIYMVWLLSIGLYMVWLLSIGLYMVWLLSIGLYMVWLLSIGLYMVWLLSIGLYMVWLLSIGLYMVWLLSIGLYMVWLLSIGIYMVWLLSIGIYMVWLLSIGLYMVWLLSIGLYMVWLLSIGIYMVWLLSIGIYMVWLLSIGIYMVWLLSIGLYMVWLLSIGLYMVWLLSIGIYMVWLLSIGLYMVWLLSIGIYMVWLLSIGLYMVWLLSIGIYMVWLLSIGLYMVWLLSIGLYMVWLLSIGLYMVWLLSIGLYMVWLLSIGLYMVWLLSIGLYMVWLLSIGLYMVWLLSIGLYMVWLLSIGLYMVWLLSIGLYMVWLLSIGLYMVWLLSIGLYMVWLLSIGLYMVHFHIITGSLQV
- the LOC127928818 gene encoding uncharacterized protein LOC127928818 isoform X5 encodes the protein MVWLLSIGLYMVWLLSIGIYMVWLLSIGIYMVWLMSIGIYMVWLLSIGLYMVWLLSIGIYMVWLLSIGIYMVWLLSIGLYMVWLLSIGLYMVWLLSIGLYMVWLLSIGLYMVWLLSIGLYMVWLLSIGLYMVWLLSIGIYMVWLLSIGIYMVWLLSIGLYMVWLLSIGLYMVWLLSIGIYMVWLLSIGIYMVWLLSIGIYMVWLLSIGLYMVWLLSIGLYMVWLLSIGIYMVWLLSIGLYMVWLLSIGIYMVWLLSIGLYMVWLLSIGIYMVWLLSIGLYMVWLLSIGLYMVWLLSIGLYMVWLLSIGLYMVWLLSIGLYMVWLLSIGLYMVWLLSIGLYMVWLLSIGLYMVWLLSIGLYMVWLLSIGLYMVWLLSIGLYMVWLLSIGLYMVWLLSIGLYMVHFHIITGSLQV
- the LOC127928818 gene encoding uncharacterized protein LOC127928818 isoform X7, which produces MVWLLSIGLYMVWLLSIGIYMVWLLSIGIYMVWLMSIGIYMVWLLSIGLYMVWLLSIGIYMVWLLSIGIYMVWLLSIGLYMVWLLSIGLYMVWLLSIGLYMVWLLSIGLYMVWLLSIGLYMVWLLSIGIYMVWLLSIGIYMVWLLSIGLYMVWLLSIGLYMVWLLSIGIYMVWLLSIGIYMVWLLSIGIYMVWLLSIGLYMVWLLSIGLYMVWLLSIGIYMVWLLSIGLYMVWLLSIGIYMVWLLSIGLYMVWLLSIGIYMVWLLSIGLYMVWLLSIGLYMVWLLSIGLYMVWLLSIGLYMVWLLSIGLYMVWLLSIGLYMVWLLSIGLYMVWLLSIGLYMVWLLSIGLYMVWLLSIGLYMVWLLSIGLYMVWLLSIGLYMVWLLSIGLYMVHFHIITGSLQV
- the LOC127928818 gene encoding uncharacterized protein LOC127928818 isoform X10, which translates into the protein MVWLLSIGLYMVWLLSIGIYMVWLLSIGIYMVWLMSIGIYMVWLLSIGLYMVWLLSIGIYMVWLLSIGIYMVWLLSIGLYMVWLLSIGLYMVWLLSIGLYMVWLLSIGLYMVWLLSIGIYMVWLLSIGIYMVWLLSIGLYMVWLLSIGLYMVWLLSIGIYMVWLLSIGIYMVWLLSIGIYMVWLLSIGLYMVWLLSIGLYMVWLLSIGIYMVWLLSIGLYMVWLLSIGIYMVWLLSIGLYMVWLLSIGIYMVWLLSIGLYMVWLLSIGLYMVWLLSIGLYMVWLLSIGLYMVWLLSIGLYMVWLLSIGLYMVWLLSIGLYMVWLLSIGLYMVWLLSIGLYMVWLLSIGLYMVWLLSIGLYMVWLLSIGLYMVWLLSIGLYMVHFHIITGSLQV
- the LOC127928818 gene encoding uncharacterized protein LOC127928818 isoform X9, coding for MVWLLSIGLYMVWLLSIGIYMVWLLSIGIYMVWLMSIGIYMVWLLSIGLYMVWLLSIGIYMVWLLSIGIYMVWLLSIGIYMVWLLSIGLYMVWLLSIGLYMVWLLSIGLYMVWLLSIGIYMVWLLSIGIYMVWLLSIGLYMVWLLSIGLYMVWLLSIGIYMVWLLSIGIYMVWLLSIGIYMVWLLSIGLYMVWLLSIGLYMVWLLSIGIYMVWLLSIGLYMVWLLSIGIYMVWLLSIGLYMVWLLSIGIYMVWLLSIGLYMVWLLSIGLYMVWLLSIGLYMVWLLSIGLYMVWLLSIGLYMVWLLSIGLYMVWLLSIGLYMVWLLSIGLYMVWLLSIGLYMVWLLSIGLYMVWLLSIGLYMVWLLSIGLYMVWLLSIGLYMVHFHIITGSLQV
- the LOC127928818 gene encoding uncharacterized protein LOC127928818 isoform X12, which codes for MVWLLSIGLYMVWLLSIGIYMVWLLSIGIYMVWLMSIGIYMVWLLSIGLYMVWLLSIGIYMVWLLSIGIYMVWLLSIGLYMVWLLSIGLYMVWLLSIGLYMVWLLSIGIYMVWLLSIGIYMVWLLSIGLYMVWLLSIGLYMVWLLSIGIYMVWLLSIGIYMVWLLSIGIYMVWLLSIGLYMVWLLSIGLYMVWLLSIGIYMVWLLSIGLYMVWLLSIGIYMVWLLSIGLYMVWLLSIGIYMVWLLSIGLYMVWLLSIGLYMVWLLSIGLYMVWLLSIGLYMVWLLSIGLYMVWLLSIGLYMVWLLSIGLYMVWLLSIGLYMVWLLSIGLYMVWLLSIGLYMVWLLSIGLYMVWLLSIGLYMVWLLSIGLYMVHFHIITGSLQV